In Phormidium yuhuli AB48, one genomic interval encodes:
- a CDS encoding type II toxin-antitoxin system VapC family toxin, whose product MPKIIVLDSHIWVWLIHGYFDRFPNHWLDQFQSASLIGISPVSCYEISLAVHKGRLRLSKTLEEWLKTSLEPAGIELMPMNERVAVRAVNLSPIHKDPFDRLIIATALVYQAQLASVDGLFRRYPELNGVLME is encoded by the coding sequence ATGCCTAAAATAATAGTCCTCGATAGCCATATATGGGTCTGGTTAATTCATGGTTATTTTGACCGTTTTCCCAACCATTGGCTTGATCAATTTCAATCTGCTTCACTCATTGGCATATCACCGGTTTCTTGCTACGAAATTTCCCTAGCGGTTCATAAGGGTCGTCTTCGCCTATCCAAAACCCTGGAGGAGTGGTTAAAAACTTCTCTTGAACCAGCGGGTATTGAGTTGATGCCTATGAATGAACGGGTGGCCGTCCGTGCAGTAAACTTATCCCCCATTCACAAAGACCCTTTTGATAGACTGATTATCGCCACAGCTTTGGTGTATCAGGCACAACTTGCCAGTGTTGATGGTTTGTTTCGGCGATATCCGGAGTTAAATGGAGTGTTAATGGAATAG
- a CDS encoding IS1 family transposase, translating to MPHCPDCDSTRTVKNGHIHTGKQRYLCRNCGRQFVKNPTNKVIDTPTRELIDRLLLERIPMAGIARAVQVSEQWLQDYVNCKAAQTQRQVAIRPKKKGPMTVQCDELWSFVDHKGNKQWVWLALDAETREIIGAYVGSRSAESAQKLWDSLPAVYRQCAVIYTDAWEAYRQVLPSKRHRVVSKSSGKTSYIERFNNTLRQRVSRFVRRSLAFSKSLRNHIGLLWNFIHHYNASLPL from the coding sequence ATGCCTCACTGCCCTGATTGCGATTCTACGCGAACCGTCAAAAATGGCCACATCCATACGGGCAAGCAACGGTATCTGTGCCGCAACTGTGGTCGTCAGTTTGTCAAAAACCCAACCAACAAGGTCATCGACACCCCGACTCGCGAACTCATTGACCGGCTCTTGCTAGAACGCATCCCGATGGCTGGAATAGCTCGGGCGGTTCAGGTGTCTGAGCAATGGCTGCAAGACTATGTCAACTGTAAAGCCGCCCAGACCCAGAGGCAAGTCGCTATCCGTCCAAAAAAAAAAGGGCCGATGACGGTGCAATGTGACGAACTTTGGTCGTTTGTGGACCACAAGGGCAACAAACAATGGGTTTGGTTAGCTCTCGATGCTGAAACCCGTGAGATTATTGGTGCTTATGTCGGTTCTCGCTCTGCCGAGAGTGCGCAAAAACTCTGGGATTCCCTACCCGCCGTCTATCGGCAATGTGCTGTGATCTACACTGACGCCTGGGAGGCTTACCGGCAGGTGCTGCCGAGCAAGCGACACCGGGTCGTCAGTAAATCGAGCGGTAAGACCAGTTACATTGAGCGGTTCAACAATACCCTCAGGCAAAGAGTTTCACGCTTTGTCCGACGCAGCTTAGCCTTCTCCAAGAGTCTCCGAAATCACATCGGCCTGCTGTGGAACTTTATTCACCACTACAACGCATCATTACCTCTTTAG
- a CDS encoding TRAFAC clade GTPase domain-containing protein, which yields MVSFLKKLFTNEFDTTEQLPVLKVTMLGPSGVGKTSLLAAMYDQFDQISQDLQLRAYEDTAPILDKRLQDLKNMVGDSIKPKDGIQGTAGDEPTCYRFQFGETGANPELEIQFQDYPGGWLEKNNQIEKVRTLIRESAAILIPIDAAILMENNGEYHDKFNQPDQINDLLKTVYRNLDSPRLVILAPVKCEKYMQDNPGKLFDQVKKGYKKVFNQLAGEKLLPKVAVIITPVQTVGNIVFSRIEKTTR from the coding sequence ATGGTATCTTTTCTGAAAAAACTTTTTACTAATGAGTTCGATACGACGGAACAACTTCCTGTTTTGAAGGTTACCATGTTGGGACCTTCGGGGGTTGGAAAAACCAGTCTGTTGGCCGCAATGTATGACCAATTTGACCAAATCAGCCAGGACTTGCAACTTCGGGCCTATGAAGATACAGCACCCATTTTAGATAAGCGTCTTCAAGACCTTAAAAATATGGTGGGAGATAGCATTAAACCTAAAGATGGCATTCAAGGAACTGCTGGCGATGAACCCACCTGTTATCGCTTTCAGTTTGGTGAAACGGGAGCAAACCCAGAACTAGAGATTCAGTTCCAAGACTATCCCGGTGGGTGGCTTGAGAAAAACAATCAAATCGAGAAAGTCAGGACGTTAATTCGGGAGTCAGCCGCAATTCTTATCCCCATCGACGCCGCAATTTTGATGGAGAATAATGGAGAGTACCACGATAAGTTTAATCAGCCGGATCAAATCAACGACTTACTGAAGACAGTCTATAGGAATTTAGACTCTCCGCGTCTGGTCATTTTAGCTCCAGTTAAGTGTGAGAAGTATATGCAGGATAACCCTGGAAAACTATTTGATCAAGTTAAAAAAGGTTACAAGAAAGTCTTTAATCAATTAGCTGGAGAAAAGTTATTACCTAAGGTTGCTGTTATCATTACACCGGTTCAAACGGTGGGAAACATTGTCTTTTCAAGGATTGAAAAGACAACCCGATAA